The sequence ACCCAAACCTCATCGGGCATCCAGGGACTTCCTCGGGTAGTTGGTCTGGCAGAAAAAAATTTTCGCGCGCGGGGCTCAAGCTGGGCCGTTTGGAAGAGTCGCAGCAGATTTCGGCGGAATCGTGAGGCCTTCTTGAAGCCTGGGTGCTCCGTGTGTGGCGCAGGAGTCGCACGCCCCCGCCCGCCTAGGAAATCGAGACGATTTCGTTCAAGCCCCCCATGTAACAAAAGCCACGAAGGTTTTGTGATACACGATTTCGACGTAACCCATTGATAAACAACCAAAATTGTGTATCAAAAATCTAGACTGCCCCCCCTCTTGCTAAAGCTTCATTTTGATACACTTCGAAAAACGCCCACTCATTATCAACAGGATGCGAAGAAGACATCTCGACTCTTTCTTGGTGTCGCACGGTGGCGAAGCCGCCAAATCACCGACAATCGGCTGCCCGGACTCCAGAGCGCAGCTTCCCAAGGGCGGCGAAAACAACCGGAGGCAAGCGGCCGCCTAGAGACCTCACCTAGAGCACTGATGCAGCGGCTCTAGCCCCTTCGATGATGCCCTCGGCGTAGTGCGCCCTTTCTTCGAACGTTGCCAAGCCACTCAAGTCGGTTTGGAAAGCGGAGCAATGAGCTTGGATCTCTTCAACTTCGCCCATGGTCAGGCCATCGAGGTTCACCGCAGGAATGCGAGGAAATTCAGGTCCTAGCACCAGGCTTAGGGCTAGGATAACCAGTTCCACAGACCGCTCTTCATCAGGACGAGTAGCGAGCGCCACAGCCATTTGCATGGGAGGTGCCTGATTTGACGCGAGGACGTCCTCCAAGCGAAAGCGAACCACCTTATCCTTGCGGAAGGCCACCGGGATCGTTCCGTTCGCTGCCCAGTAGTGGATGGTGCGGGGATCGACGTTGAAGTAGGCCGCGATTTCGGTCGCGGTTTTCAAATTGAATGCCGGTGGGTGGGCCATGCGGACAATGCTGTTGGACTTCGGGATGCTCTCACAAACCGCGCCATCGAGAAAAGACGAAGCGTTAGGAAAGCCCGGTTTTAAATTGAAGGTGCCTTCACTCCCGCTGAATTCGGGCGACATTCGGGCACACTCAGAAAACCCAAAAACCACAAATCATTAACCCTTATGGAGCCGCTGGTCGGATTTGAACCGACGACCTGCTCATTACGAATGAGCTGCTCTACCCCTGAGCTACAGCGGCGTCTCGCCTTGGGCGGGCGGTATGATGCAGGTTGGTGACGGCCCGGCAAGCGGGAAGTCGTGAAGGTGGGAGGATTTTCAAGGTTCGTGCGCCCCGGGTCTGGCAAGCTCCGGGAGCAGCAGTGCGAACCCCGCCCTCCTGAATGCGGCAGAAGCGTTAGCGACCTCCTTCAGTCGGCGAAGCCGCCAATTGGCATGGCCCGGAGGGCAAGGAGGAACTACGAACGAAGAGGGATCACGCCACCCCGTAATACTTCCGGATGCCCGCGACGAGGCCGGGGATGTCGTGGGGCTTCGCCTCGAAGGCGGGCTCCACGCCGTGTTTCCGCAGGGCCTCGCTGGTGACGGGGCCGATGCTGGCGGCGGCACAGCCTTCCGGCCACGGCACGCCGAGGGCGAAGAAATGCTCCACGGTGGAGGCGGAGGTGAAGGTGACCATGTCCGCGCCCTCTTCCTTCACCCGGGACAAATTGCCGGTGGGATCGGTGGTTTCGGCGACGGTGCGGTAGGCCACGCATTCATCGACGATGGCCCCCAGCGCGGTGAGACCGTCGTAGAGGACATCGCGGGTGTCCTCGGCGCGGACCCACATCATGGTGAGGTTCTCGACGGATTCATGCTCGAAGGTTTCCAGCAGGCCCTCGGCGACGAAGCGCTCAGGCAGGAGATCGATGCCGAAGCGGTATTCGCGGATCTTCTTCGCGGTGGCCTCGCCGATGGCGGCGATGCGCGGGTTGCCGAGGCTGCGGGCATCCTCGTAAACGGCGAAGAAGGCATCGAAGAAACGCTGCACCCCATTCGGGCTGGTGAAGACGAGCCAATCGTATTCGTGCGCGTGGGTGACGTGCTCGGCGAAGGCGAGCTTGTCGGTGGGAGCCTCGATACGGAT comes from Luteolibacter sp. LG18 and encodes:
- a CDS encoding helix-turn-helix domain-containing protein gives rise to the protein MSPEFSGSEGTFNLKPGFPNASSFLDGAVCESIPKSNSIVRMAHPPAFNLKTATEIAAYFNVDPRTIHYWAANGTIPVAFRKDKVVRFRLEDVLASNQAPPMQMAVALATRPDEERSVELVILALSLVLGPEFPRIPAVNLDGLTMGEVEEIQAHCSAFQTDLSGLATFEERAHYAEGIIEGARAAASVL